From one Diprion similis isolate iyDipSimi1 chromosome 7, iyDipSimi1.1, whole genome shotgun sequence genomic stretch:
- the LOC124407960 gene encoding uncharacterized protein LOC124407960: MARAIGKLVEFAPAIQTWQDYIEQFEFYLEANNITEANEKRSTLLTAVGVRIYPTIKSLILPKAPKEVSYEEKVAKCTAHFGKTTNELLSRIHFHKRDQLEDESLQDFVHELRKLAQDCKFGVPTQKLPLETMLRDRFLAGIRNEELQRYLCQRHEEMVTESNPDGLTLDKALEIARSAESTIDQQKIIKQKESKSVNKIIKKDRERENKNRHLSRACKSEQKESSKSKPSRAHRVEDDDSQLEKDSDCYSNAIVNKTNATNNNDKYNVRVEINSLPCTFEIDNRSHLSIINREAFKKIWQNSNPDWSKREVKLFVYGKNRLNVMGSTDVSVKYGEFKGKLPLPITEDTVGPNLLGRKWFADLAIKIMGIQRIEKIETDYTKMIDEFPSITSTRLEGHHGTPISILLKENARPKFIKARCIP; this comes from the exons ATGGCGAGAGCAATCGGAAAACTAGTGGAATTTGCACCAGCGATTCAAACGTGGCAGGACTACATCGAACAATTTGAGTTCTACCTTGAAGCCAACAATATAACAGAGGCAAATGAAAAACGGTCTACTCTTCTTACCGCGGTAGGTGTCAGAATATACCCTAcaataaaatcattaattttGCCGAAGGCACCGAAAGAAGTGTCATATGAGGAAAAAGTAGCTAAATGCACAGCTCATTtcggaaaaacaacaaatgaaTTACTAAGTAGAATCCATTTCCACAAGCGCGACCAGTTAGAAGACGAATCACTTCAAGATTTCGTACACGAATTGAGAAAACTGGCGCAAGATTGCAAATTCGGAGTCCCAACACAAAAATTACCTTTAGAAACAATGCTTCGCGATAGATTTTTAGCGGGCATTAGAAACGAAGAGCTGCAGAGATATTTATGTCAAAGACATGAAGAAATGGTGACGGAATCAAACCCCGATGGACTCACACTAGACAAAGCTCTAGAAATAGCTCGCAGCGCTGAGTCGACCATCGAtcaacagaaaataattaaacaaaaagaatCGAAATCGGTTAAtaagataattaaaaaagacagggaaagagaaaataaaaata GGCATTTGAGTCGAGCCTGTAAAAGTGAACAGAAGGAATCGTCGAAGTCGAAGCCATCTCGCGCACATCGAGTAGAGGACGACGACAGCCAGCTAGAAAAAGACAGCGACTGTTACTCAAACGCAATTGTAAACAAAACAAACGCGACGAATAATAACGACAAATATAACGTGAGAgtcgaaataaattctttacccTGTACATTTGAAATAGACAACAGGTCTCACTTATCCATAATAAATCGGGAagctttcaaaaaaatatggcaAAACAGCAATCCGGATTGGTCAAAAAGGGAGGTTAAACTTTTCGTGTACGGAAAAAACCGTTTAAACGTGATGGGCTCAACGGACGTTTCGGTAAAGTACGGAGAATTCAAGGGAAAGCTCCCACTTCCAATTACAGAGGATACTGTAGGGCCAAACCTACTCGGAAGAAAGTGGTTCGCGGATCTCGCAATAAAGATAATGGGAATTCAGCGGATCGAGAAGATCGAAACGGACTACACAAAAATGATAGACGAATTTCCCTCAATAACATCGACTAGATTAGAAGGCCATCACGGAACACCGATAAGCATTCTACTGAAAGAAAACGCACGACCAAAATTTATAAAGGCCAGATGCATTCCTTAG
- the LOC124407959 gene encoding uncharacterized protein K02A2.6-like translates to MINQGMLIPIMQSDWATPAHFVRKNNGKITVVGDYKNTVNPEIKDSEYPTPTVSEAFATLNGGKIFSQIVLQNAYKQLRVDDQTSEILTISTRIGLFRVTRFLDGLTAAPRIFQNFMTKILQGIQGVQIYIDDIKIQGRSKEEHDKRIKEVLKRLHEANLKINVEKSVFSVKTMDFLGHTSSEEGISPIKNKLKAIEQIPVPKDKKDLQITIKNGNGETRSNEPSQT, encoded by the exons ATGATTAACCAAGGAATGCTTATTCCAATAATGCAATCCGACTGGGCAACGCCCGCCCACTTCGTACGAAAAAACAACGGGAAAATAACAGTGGTAGGAGACTATAAAAACACGGTTAATCCGGAAATAAAAGATTCGGAATACCCTACTCCTACCGTCTCGGAAGCTTTTGCAACACTGAACgggggaaaaatattttcccagATAGTCTTGCAGAACGCATATAAACAACTGCGTGTGGACGACCAAACGTCAGAAATCCTGACAATAAGCACGCGAATAGGCCTGTTTAGGGTCACTCGATTCCTCGACGGATTAACTGCAGCacctagaatttttcaaaatttcatgacgAAGATTCTACAAGGGATTCAAGGAGTGCAGATATACATCGACGATATCAAGATCCAAGGAAGAAGTAAAGAAGAGCACGACAAACGAATAAAGGAAGTCCTCAAACGATTACACGAAGCAAACCTTAAAATAAACGTCGAAAAATCGGTGTTCAGCGTAAAAACCATGGATTTTCTTGGGCATACTAGCTCGGAAGAAGGAATCAGcccgataaaaaataaattgaaagcaaTAGAACAAATCCCGGTTCCGAAGGATAAAAAGGATCTTCAA ataacaataaaaaatgggAATGGGGAGACGCGAAGCAACGAGCCTTCacaaacctaa